The Paenibacillus spongiae nucleotide sequence TGTTCAAGTCGATCGTCGACAGCGGACAAGCGACATAGAACGGAATGCCGTGCGCCTTCGCCAGTACGGCGACGCTGTAGGTGCCGATTTTGTTGGCGACATCGCCATTGGCGGCGACGCGGTCGGTGCCGACGATGACGGCGTTGATCCAGCCCTTGCTCATGACCATGCCGGCCATATTATCGCAGATAAGCGTCACGTCGACGCCGGCCTGATGCAGCTCGAAGGCGGTAAGACGAGCTCCTTGAAGCACCGGACGCGTCTCGTCCGCGAACACTTTCAGGGACATGCCCTGCTCCTTGGCCAAGTAGAATGGCGCCAGCGCGGTACCGTATTTTGCGGTGGCAAGCCCTCCTGCATTGCAATGAGTCAGTACGCCCATGCCGTCCTCGAATAGAGTCAGCGCATGTTCGCCGATCAGCCGGTTCGTTTCTTCATCCTCGCTCTGGATCGCGATTGCTTCGATTACGAGTGCTTCCTTGCACGCTTCCAACGTAAGGTCGCTGTCAGCAAGCTCGGCCGCCCGCGCCTTCATCCGGTCGAGCGCCCAGAACAGGTTGACGGCGGTTGGACGCGATGTCGCTAGTTTAGCAGCGGCTTCGTTGACTGCGGCAAGCCACTGCGGCTTGCCGGCATCGACATTCCGGCTGCCAAACAGGACGCCGTATGCGGCAGCGATTCCGATCGCCGGGGCGCCGCGCACTTTCAGGTGGCGAATGGCCTCCCACACTTCTTCGACATCTGTGAGCGGCAGATAGACGGTTTCCTCGGGCAGCAAGCGCTGGTCGAGAAGGTCGAGCCGGTTGTCCGTCCAGATGAGTGATTGCAGAGCGTTGCTGTTTGTTTGAGTCATGATGGTCGTTTCATCCCTTTCGTTACGCTTTTGCCGAAGCGGCAGCGGTTTGCGCGATTTCAATGAGCTGCTCGATTGAGCTGGCTTGGCGGTTTAGCTTAATGAGCGATTTGCCGATTGCCAGGGCGGATCGCTGAGCCCGTTCCCGAACTGCGGCGTCTTCGATCTGATCGATGTCCGCCACATGCGCAAGTCCGACAATGCGGCGAACCATCTTGCAGCCTGCATAACCGATCGTATCCCGCAAGAGGCGCAGCATATAGTCGTCCTTGTATCCGGGCGGGGTCATGGCCATACGGTCTTTGCCGTGCTCGTCCCATAAAGCGCGGAACTTGGCATCGAATTTGGTCCAGACCTCGCGCACGGTTTCCAGCAAATAATGGCGGTAGTCTTGGGCCGCCGCCTCGTTCTTGTCCCAGCCTTCGCGAGCAGCGTAGTTCAGCAGCAGGTTCGCAATAACCGCTCCGATATCGAAGCCCATCGGGCCGTAATAAGCAAATTCAGGATCGATCACTTTCGTGGATTCGGGTGTAATGAAGATGCTGCCGGTATGAAGGTCGCCGTGCAGCAGCGCCTGCGCTTGCGTCAGAAACTTCTCGCGGAGAAGCGCCACCTCGTAGTGCAGCTGCTCATCGTTCCAAAGCGCCTGCGCCTCGTCTTGAATCGCGTTCTCGAAGCTGTTATTTGCCGCGTTGGTGTAAGGGTCGTCGAAGATAAGGTCCTCCGTGATCTTGCACAGCTCCGGATTGATGAAGCGGCCGACATTCAGCTTCTTCTCCTGCTGATTCATGCCCAGATCGGACGTAAAGAACAGCGTTTGTGCGATAAACGTGGATATATGCTCGCCAAACAGCGGATAGCGTCCGCCCTCGATAAGTCCGCGGCGCATGATAACGTGGTCGCTCAAATCCTCCATAACCGTCAAGGCGAGATCCGCGTTGTATTGGTATACTTGCGGTACTAGTCCGGGCGCCAGCTTCCCTTCCAGCATAAGCGCCTCGCTCTCGATGCGGGCACGGTCCAGCGTAAGCGGCCACGATTCGCCTACAACCTTGGCATAAGGCAGTGCTTGCTTCATGATCAGGCTTCGACCGCTAACCGGGTCGCTGATGTGGAATACCAGGTTTAAGTTGCCGTCGCCGATTTCGCGGCAGTTCAAGGGCCCGGATCCCGGAAAAAAGCCTTCTAAGGATCGGGCGATTTCAATCGCTTCTTCTTCGTTTAATGGATGATAAGCAGACACTGCTTGTCCACCTCCAATATGGGGTAATAGATAAGGGCCTTCGCGCGTACGTGTGACCTTTTTAACAAGTATAGCGAATTCTTTTTCGCGTTGGAATACCTCGTTTGGTACAATGAAAGGAAACAAGCGGACTGCGAGGGAAGAAAATGACCGATTTGAACGAAGCAATCGCGCTAAAAGAGTGGGCGGTCGCAGTCGATGCGCTGACCGAAGGCAAGCAGATTCTCGTGCTTCGCAAAGGCGGCATCGCGGAGGAAACGCGCGACTTTCGATTAGTCAGCCCGCGCTTCTATTTATTGCCTGCCTATGAGCATCAGAAGCCGGAGCTGCTTAAGGAGGAGCATCGCGGCGGCATATCAAGGACGCTCGAGCGGTGGGACCCGCAAGCGGGAACGGTACAGCTCCGTGCATACGCCGAAGCCGTGGACGATATCGAAATCCACGACCAGACTAAGCTTGACAAAATAAGGGAATACCATATTTGGACGGACACGTTCGCCGAGGAACGGTTAAGATGGAGAAGGACGAAGCCTCTTCACCTGCTGCTGCTGCGGGTTGGCATTCTGGCAAATCCGATTGAGATTCCGATGAGAGAAGCCTACAGCGGCTGCAAGTCATGGGTTCAAATCGAAGAAGGCGTCTCGATGCCGGAGACGCGGCCCGTGCTGGAGGATCAAGAATTTAACGCCCGCGTGAACGAAATTCGAAGCGCTCTTAAAGTGATGAAGGTGTGACGTTTCCTCACTTGGGGAGAGGTGTTGATTGCTTTATATAGGGATTCATATTAAAATGATTATTGAGAATCAATGAGAATCATTTTAGAATAATTATAAATGGAATCCTCGCATAGAGAGACATCCGAATACGGAGGGAGCAGTATAACATGGCAACGCAGTTTGTGATAGACGGCTTGAAAGCTGCAATCGAGAATAAAGAAATTTTGAAGGGGATCAACCTTGAAATTAAAGGCGGCGAAGTCCACGCGATTATGGGACCGAACGGAACGGGCAAGAGTACGCTCGCGTCGGCGTTAATGGGGCACCCCAAATATGAAGTAACGGACGGTAAGGTCACGCTGGACGGGGAGGATGTTCTCGATATGGCGACGGATGAGCGGGCTCGCGCAGGACTGTTCCTGGCGATGCAATATCCGAGTGAAATTGCCGGCGTAACGAATTCCGATTTCCTGCGCAGCGCGATCAACGCGCGCCGCGAGGAAGGGAAGGAAATTTCGCTCATTAAGTTTATCCGCCAGATGGAAGGCAAGATGAAGGAGCTGGAGATGAACCCCGAGTTCGCTCACCGTTATTTGAACGAAGGCTTCTCCGGCGGCGAGAAGAAACGCAACGAAATCTTGCAGATGATGCTGCTGGAACCGAAGATCGTCGTTCTGGACGAAATCGACTCCGGCCTTGACATCGACGCGCTGAAAATTGTCGCAGCAGGCGTCAATTCGATGCGCTCCGAGGACCGCGGATTCTTGATCATTACGCACTATCAGCGTCTTCTGGACTACATTAAGCCGGATTTTGTACATGTTATGATGCAGGGCCGTATCGTTAAATCGGGCGGACCGGAGCTTGCCGAGCGTCTGGAGAGCGAAGGCTACGATTGGGTTAAAGATGAACTGGGGATCGTCGACGAAACGGTTGGCCAGGTTTAGCGGAGGGGGAGCATTGACTATGAGTACACAATTAACGACTCCGGTAAACCGTCAATCGGTCGAAGCGCTGTCCCGGAGCAAGGGCGAGCCGGATTGGCTAGCGCAGCGGCGCGTCAAGGGAGCGGAACTCGCGGAAACGCTGGAGTGGCCGAAGCCCGAGAAAACCCGGATCGACCGTTGGAACTTGAATGCGATCGGCGCGTTTAAACCGCAGTCTCCGGTCGCTTCGGCAGCGGATTTGCCGGAAAGCGTGCGCAGCTTAAGCGGCGAAGCGTCTGCCGGATTGATCGTACAGCGCAATTCCGGCGTCGTGCATCAGCAGCTGTCCCCGGAGCTTCAAGCGAAGGGCATTCTGTTCACCGACCTGGAAACCGCCTCGCGCGAGCATGCAGAACTCGTTCAGAAATATTTGAACACCGTGGTGGCGCAGGATGAGAATAAACTAACGGCGCTGCACTCAGCCGTATGGAGCGGCGGCGTATTCATATATATACCGAAGAACGTCGAAGTGGAACTGCCGCTGCAAGCCTTGTTCCACAGCGACGATGCGGAAGCGAGCTTCTCCCGCCACGTGCTGATTGTTGCGGACAGCCACAGCCGCGTGACCTATGTGGAGAATGCGGCATCGGACTATTCGGCCGCGGCAGAGCCGCAGGCGCTGGTCCAACAGGCTGTCGTAGAAGTAATAGTGAAGCCAGGAGCGCATGTCCGGTTCGCAACCGTCCATCATATGGGAGATAACGTTGTCGACATGACGATCCGCCGCGCGCTGATCGAGAATGACGGACGCATGGAATGGATCGTCGGCGATATGAATGAAGGACATACGCTGTCCGATACGAGATCGCTGCTGAAAGGCAACGGCTCGACATCGGATGCGAAAGCAATCAGCATCGGCAAGAACAAGCAGCAGATGAGCTTGACGACAGGCGCTGTTCACTTCGGCCGCAACTCGGAGAGCGAGATGGTCACGCGCGCGGTTATGAAGGATCAAGCGACGGCAATCATTAACGGCATCACGAAGATCGAGAAGGGCGCGACGAAGGCGAACGGCCAGCAGATGGAGAAAGTGCTCATGCTTAGCCCGAAAGCGCGCGGAGACGCGAACCCGATCTTGCTGATTGACGAAGATGACGTGAAAGCCGGACATGCGGCGAGCGTCGGACAGGTAAACCCGGAACAAGTTTACTACCTTATGTCCCGTGGGATCTCGAAGCAGGAAGCGGAGCGGCTTATTATACACGGTTTCTTGGCTCCGACCGTCTCGGAAATACCGGTCAAGGCGGTCCGGGATCAGCTCCAGCAGCTGCTTGAAAGGAAGCTGGAAATATGAACGTAAAGGCGATTAGGGAGCAATTCCCCATTCTTCATCAAGAGGTAAACGGGCATCCGCTCGTTTACTTGGACAGCGCGGCGTCTTCCCAGAAGCCGCGTTCCGTCATTGATGCGGTTAGGCGCTATTATGAACTGGACAATGCGAATGTTCACCGCGGTGTTCATACGCTTGGTTCGCGGGCGACGGATGCCTATGAAGGCGCCCGCGAGAAGGTTCGCAAGTTTCTGAATGCGGCCAGCACGCAGGAAATTATTTATACGCGGGGCACGACGACGGCGCTGAACCTGGTCGCAAGCAGCTATGCCCGCGCTGTATGCGGAGAAGGCGACGAAATCGTCTTGACGCCTATGGAGCATCACAGCAATCTCATTCCTTGGCAGCAGGTTGCCAAAGCAACGGGCGCAACGCTCAAGTACATTCCTTTGCAGCCTGATGGCAGCATTCGGCTTGAAGACGTCGAGCGGACGGTGGGCGAACGGACGAAGATCGTATCCGTTGTGCATGTCTCGAACGTGCTTGGCGTCGTGAACCCTGTGAAAGAGATCGCGTCGATCGCACATCGCCATGGCGCGAAGATGGTCGTAGACGGAGCGCAAAGCATTCCGCATATGCGTGTCGATGTCCAGGATTTGGACTGCGACTTCTATGCGTTCTCCGGTCACAAGATGTGCGCCCCTACGGGGATTGGCGCACTATATGGCAAGAAGGCGCTCCTGGAAGCGATGGAGCCGATCGAATTCGGCGGCGAGATGATCGATCATGTCGATTTGTGCGAATCGACGTGGAAGGAGCTCCCGTGGAAGTTTGAAGGCGGCACGCCTATTATCGCAGGAGCAGTCGGACTCGGAGCTGCGATTGATTTTCTGGAAGAAGTCGGACTCGATAACATCGAAGCGCATGAACACGCATTGTCAGCATATGCATATGAACGGTTGAGCGCGATCGATGGGGTGACGATTTACGGGCCGAAGCAGGATCGCGCCGGTCTCGTAACGTTCAATCTCGACGACGTTCATCCTCACGATGTCGCGACCGTATTGGATACGAAAGGAATCGCCGTTCGAGCAGGCCATCACTGCTGTCAGCCGCTGATGCGCTGGCTGGACGTTTCGGCTACGGCACGGGCCAGCTTTTATTTATACAATACCGAAGAGGACGTTAACCGTCTTGCGGACGCCCTCCATCAGACAAAGGAGTTCTTCGGTTATGCAATTGGATGATTTGTACCGCCGCGTCATTATGGATCATTATAAAAATCCGCGAAACCGCGGATCATTAGAAGAAGATGCGATTTCCATCAGCCTGAACAACCCGACCTGCGGCGACCGCATTACGCTGCAGATGCAGGTGGAGGACGGCAAGGTAAAGCAAGCGAAATTCACTGGCGAAGGCTGCTCGATCAGCCTGTCTTCGGCCTCTATGATGACGGAAGCCGTCAAAGGCAAGACGCTCGATGAGGCGCTCGCGCTTGCCGATCAGTTCTCCTCCTTCGTCAAAGGCGAGCCGGTGGAATTCGAGGACTACGAAGATATTGAGGCGCTCTCCGGCGTATGCAAGTTTCCGGCGCGGATCAAGTGCGCCACGCTCGCTTGGAATGCGCTGCGTAAAGGGATCGAGAACCAGCAATAATATAACGGCAGGGCACAACTGGGTGCGCTGCCGAAAGGGAGGCTATATCAATGGCTAAACAAATGCCCGATTTATCCGAATACCAGTATGGGTTTCGCGACGAGCATAAAGCTATTTTTCAATCCGGTAAAGGTCTGACCCCGGAGATCGTACGTACGATCTCCGAGATGAAGAACGAGCCGCAATGGATGCTCGACTTCCGCCTGAAGTCGCTGGAGCAGTTCTTCAAGATGCCGATGCCCCGTTGGGGAGGCAATATGGACGATCTGGATTTCAACGACATCCAGTACTACGTCAAGCCTTCGGAGAAGCAAGGCAAGACATGGGAAGAAGTGCCGTCTGAAATTAAAGAGACGTTCGATAAGCTGGGTATTCCGGAGGCCGAGCAGAAATTCCTTGCCGGCGTCTCCGCGCAGTACGAATCCGAAGTGGTTTACCACAGCATGCAGGAGGATCTCGAGAAGCAGGGCGTTATCTTCACGGATACGGACACCGCGCTGCGCGAATATCCGGAGATCTTCCGCGAGCACTTCGGCTCTGTCGTACCGCCGTCTGATAACAAGTTCGCTGCACTGAACAGCGCAGTTTGGTCGGGAGGCAGCTTCATCTACGTCCC carries:
- the mtnA gene encoding S-methyl-5-thioribose-1-phosphate isomerase, with amino-acid sequence MTQTNSNALQSLIWTDNRLDLLDQRLLPEETVYLPLTDVEEVWEAIRHLKVRGAPAIGIAAAYGVLFGSRNVDAGKPQWLAAVNEAAAKLATSRPTAVNLFWALDRMKARAAELADSDLTLEACKEALVIEAIAIQSEDEETNRLIGEHALTLFEDGMGVLTHCNAGGLATAKYGTALAPFYLAKEQGMSLKVFADETRPVLQGARLTAFELHQAGVDVTLICDNMAGMVMSKGWINAVIVGTDRVAANGDVANKIGTYSVAVLAKAHGIPFYVACPLSTIDLNTPSGDLIPIEERDPAEVTEGFGKRTAPGGVKVFNPAFDVTPNEYVTAIITEKGVVRAPFDTNLKKLFEE
- the mtnK gene encoding S-methyl-5-thioribose kinase, whose translation is MSAYHPLNEEEAIEIARSLEGFFPGSGPLNCREIGDGNLNLVFHISDPVSGRSLIMKQALPYAKVVGESWPLTLDRARIESEALMLEGKLAPGLVPQVYQYNADLALTVMEDLSDHVIMRRGLIEGGRYPLFGEHISTFIAQTLFFTSDLGMNQQEKKLNVGRFINPELCKITEDLIFDDPYTNAANNSFENAIQDEAQALWNDEQLHYEVALLREKFLTQAQALLHGDLHTGSIFITPESTKVIDPEFAYYGPMGFDIGAVIANLLLNYAAREGWDKNEAAAQDYRHYLLETVREVWTKFDAKFRALWDEHGKDRMAMTPPGYKDDYMLRLLRDTIGYAGCKMVRRIVGLAHVADIDQIEDAAVRERAQRSALAIGKSLIKLNRQASSIEQLIEIAQTAAASAKA
- a CDS encoding DUF1802 family protein, translating into MTDLNEAIALKEWAVAVDALTEGKQILVLRKGGIAEETRDFRLVSPRFYLLPAYEHQKPELLKEEHRGGISRTLERWDPQAGTVQLRAYAEAVDDIEIHDQTKLDKIREYHIWTDTFAEERLRWRRTKPLHLLLLRVGILANPIEIPMREAYSGCKSWVQIEEGVSMPETRPVLEDQEFNARVNEIRSALKVMKV
- the sufC gene encoding Fe-S cluster assembly ATPase SufC, producing the protein MATQFVIDGLKAAIENKEILKGINLEIKGGEVHAIMGPNGTGKSTLASALMGHPKYEVTDGKVTLDGEDVLDMATDERARAGLFLAMQYPSEIAGVTNSDFLRSAINARREEGKEISLIKFIRQMEGKMKELEMNPEFAHRYLNEGFSGGEKKRNEILQMMLLEPKIVVLDEIDSGLDIDALKIVAAGVNSMRSEDRGFLIITHYQRLLDYIKPDFVHVMMQGRIVKSGGPELAERLESEGYDWVKDELGIVDETVGQV
- the sufD gene encoding Fe-S cluster assembly protein SufD; translated protein: MSTQLTTPVNRQSVEALSRSKGEPDWLAQRRVKGAELAETLEWPKPEKTRIDRWNLNAIGAFKPQSPVASAADLPESVRSLSGEASAGLIVQRNSGVVHQQLSPELQAKGILFTDLETASREHAELVQKYLNTVVAQDENKLTALHSAVWSGGVFIYIPKNVEVELPLQALFHSDDAEASFSRHVLIVADSHSRVTYVENAASDYSAAAEPQALVQQAVVEVIVKPGAHVRFATVHHMGDNVVDMTIRRALIENDGRMEWIVGDMNEGHTLSDTRSLLKGNGSTSDAKAISIGKNKQQMSLTTGAVHFGRNSESEMVTRAVMKDQATAIINGITKIEKGATKANGQQMEKVLMLSPKARGDANPILLIDEDDVKAGHAASVGQVNPEQVYYLMSRGISKQEAERLIIHGFLAPTVSEIPVKAVRDQLQQLLERKLEI
- a CDS encoding cysteine desulfurase, whose protein sequence is MNVKAIREQFPILHQEVNGHPLVYLDSAASSQKPRSVIDAVRRYYELDNANVHRGVHTLGSRATDAYEGAREKVRKFLNAASTQEIIYTRGTTTALNLVASSYARAVCGEGDEIVLTPMEHHSNLIPWQQVAKATGATLKYIPLQPDGSIRLEDVERTVGERTKIVSVVHVSNVLGVVNPVKEIASIAHRHGAKMVVDGAQSIPHMRVDVQDLDCDFYAFSGHKMCAPTGIGALYGKKALLEAMEPIEFGGEMIDHVDLCESTWKELPWKFEGGTPIIAGAVGLGAAIDFLEEVGLDNIEAHEHALSAYAYERLSAIDGVTIYGPKQDRAGLVTFNLDDVHPHDVATVLDTKGIAVRAGHHCCQPLMRWLDVSATARASFYLYNTEEDVNRLADALHQTKEFFGYAIG
- the sufU gene encoding Fe-S cluster assembly sulfur transfer protein SufU — encoded protein: MQLDDLYRRVIMDHYKNPRNRGSLEEDAISISLNNPTCGDRITLQMQVEDGKVKQAKFTGEGCSISLSSASMMTEAVKGKTLDEALALADQFSSFVKGEPVEFEDYEDIEALSGVCKFPARIKCATLAWNALRKGIENQQ